One genomic region from Granulicatella adiacens ATCC 49175 encodes:
- the clpB gene encoding ATP-dependent chaperone ClpB: protein MNIEKMTTTMQQALGQAQQIAMVRKHQEIDIPHLWKVFMEPNHFARNLYSDLQVNDKEFEELIDKELDRISVVEGQNVQYGQSMSQNLYRLFTEAEKIRESFKDDYLSTEVVVLALMELQNHPLTRYLVQQHITKENLRARIEELRGGERVTSQNQEEQYEALSKYARNLNEAVQSGKQDPVIGRDEEIRDVIRILSRKTKNNPVLIGEPGVGKTAIVEGLAQRIVKKDVPENLKDKLIYSLDMGALIAGAKYRGEFEERLKAVLKEVTKSEGRIILFIDEIHTIVGAGKTEGSMDAGNLLKPMLARGELHCIGATTLDEYRENMEKDKALERRFQKVLVQEPTVEDTISILRGLKERFEIHHSVNIHDSALVAAATLSNRYITDRFLPDKAIDLVDEACATIRVEMNSMPTELDAVTRRLMQLEIEEQALKMEKDDASQKRLAILQEELAEQREKANNLKMKWEIEKEEVNKIRNKREEIDHAKRELEQAEADYNLEKAAELRHGRIPALEQELKELEEQNKANAESTQRLVQESVTSEEIARVVGRLTGIPVTKLMEGEREKLLHLEDILHERVIGQDEAVQKVASAVLRSRAGLQNPSRPIGSFLFLGPTGVGKTELAKALAEDLFDSEDHMVRIDMSEYMEKHSVSRLVGAPPGYVGYEEGGQLTESVRRNPYTIVLLDEIEKAHPDVFNILLQVLDDGRLTDSKGRVVDFKNTVMIMTSNIGSQFLLENQGETIDEETRTAVEGVLKATFKPEFLNRIDETIFFTPLSKDNIRGIITKMLKQLAKRVEDQEIVLSFTDELKDWIADNAYNPVYGARPISRYIQREIETPLAKEIIRASILPGDQVKCDLGIDHVTFEVIGKNE from the coding sequence TAATTGATAAAGAATTAGACCGTATTTCTGTAGTGGAAGGGCAAAATGTCCAATACGGTCAAAGTATGAGTCAAAACTTATATCGACTCTTTACAGAAGCTGAAAAGATTAGAGAAAGCTTTAAAGACGATTACTTATCTACAGAGGTAGTTGTACTTGCATTAATGGAACTACAAAATCATCCATTAACACGCTATTTAGTACAACAGCATATAACCAAAGAAAATTTGAGAGCTCGAATTGAAGAGCTAAGAGGGGGAGAACGTGTGACTAGTCAAAATCAAGAAGAACAATATGAAGCATTATCAAAATATGCACGTAATTTAAATGAAGCTGTTCAATCTGGTAAACAAGATCCAGTCATTGGACGTGACGAAGAAATTCGAGATGTGATTCGTATTTTATCTCGTAAAACAAAGAATAACCCTGTCTTAATCGGGGAACCTGGTGTTGGTAAAACAGCAATCGTTGAAGGATTAGCGCAACGTATCGTTAAAAAAGACGTACCAGAAAACTTAAAAGATAAATTAATCTACTCATTAGATATGGGTGCTTTAATCGCAGGTGCAAAATACCGTGGTGAATTCGAAGAACGTTTGAAAGCCGTTCTTAAAGAAGTAACAAAATCAGAAGGACGCATCATCTTATTTATCGATGAAATCCACACAATCGTTGGTGCTGGTAAGACAGAAGGCTCAATGGATGCTGGTAACTTACTAAAACCAATGTTGGCTCGTGGTGAATTACATTGTATTGGTGCTACAACTCTTGACGAATACCGTGAAAATATGGAAAAAGACAAAGCGTTAGAACGTCGTTTCCAAAAAGTACTTGTTCAAGAACCAACAGTTGAAGATACGATTTCAATTCTTCGTGGATTGAAAGAACGTTTCGAAATCCACCACAGTGTAAATATTCACGATAGTGCGTTAGTAGCTGCTGCGACTTTATCAAACCGCTATATTACTGACAGATTCTTACCAGATAAAGCGATTGACTTAGTCGATGAAGCCTGTGCTACAATCCGAGTTGAAATGAACTCAATGCCAACAGAACTTGACGCAGTCACTCGTCGTTTGATGCAACTTGAAATCGAAGAACAAGCGTTGAAGATGGAAAAAGATGACGCTTCTCAAAAACGTCTTGCTATTTTACAAGAGGAATTAGCAGAACAACGTGAAAAAGCCAATAACCTCAAAATGAAATGGGAAATCGAAAAAGAAGAAGTCAATAAAATCCGTAATAAACGTGAAGAAATCGATCATGCTAAACGTGAATTAGAACAAGCAGAAGCTGATTATAACCTTGAAAAAGCTGCTGAACTTCGTCACGGACGTATTCCAGCTCTTGAACAAGAATTGAAGGAATTAGAAGAACAAAATAAAGCGAATGCTGAAAGCACGCAACGTCTCGTTCAAGAATCAGTAACTTCAGAAGAAATTGCTCGAGTAGTGGGACGCTTGACAGGTATTCCTGTAACAAAACTTATGGAAGGCGAACGTGAAAAACTTCTTCACTTAGAAGATATTCTTCATGAACGTGTCATCGGTCAAGATGAAGCTGTACAAAAAGTAGCTTCAGCAGTACTTCGTTCTCGTGCAGGCTTACAAAATCCTAGCCGTCCAATCGGAAGTTTCTTATTCCTCGGACCTACAGGGGTGGGTAAGACAGAACTTGCTAAAGCTCTTGCAGAAGATTTGTTCGACTCAGAAGACCATATGGTTCGTATCGACATGAGTGAATATATGGAAAAACATTCAGTGTCTCGTTTAGTGGGAGCTCCTCCAGGATATGTTGGATATGAAGAAGGAGGCCAATTAACAGAATCTGTTCGTCGTAATCCATATACAATCGTTCTATTAGATGAAATTGAAAAAGCACATCCAGATGTATTTAATATCTTATTACAAGTATTAGACGATGGACGCTTAACCGATTCTAAAGGACGTGTAGTAGACTTCAAGAATACAGTGATGATTATGACAAGTAATATCGGTTCACAATTCTTGCTTGAAAATCAAGGTGAAACAATCGATGAAGAAACTCGTACAGCGGTAGAGGGTGTCCTAAAAGCAACCTTCAAACCTGAATTCTTAAACCGTATCGACGAAACAATCTTCTTCACACCACTTTCTAAAGACAATATTCGTGGAATCATTACGAAGATGTTGAAACAATTAGCCAAACGTGTAGAAGATCAAGAAATCGTCCTAAGCTTCACAGATGAATTGAAAGATTGGATTGCAGATAATGCTTATAATCCAGTGTACGGTGCTCGTCCAATTTCTCGTTATATTCAACGTGAAATTGAAACGCCACTTGCTAAAGAAATCATCCGTGCAAGCATCCTTCCAGGCGACCAAGTGAAATGTGATTTAGGAATTGATCATGTGACATTTGAAGTGATTGGAAAGAATGAATAA